aatttgtaaaaaaaaaaaaaaaaatcaagaatggGTGGGGCCAAAGAGAGGTCAAGGGTTGACCTTTGAACTCTCAGTATAATTTGTGTAGTAGTGCTGTTGAATTTGGGAGGTTAAGCAAAAGAGGAAGAATGACATATTGCAAGGTTTAAAAGATGTGTATTCTTCTTATCTGATTGCATGGTTAAAGAATGAAGGATCCCTGTTTGCAATATTaggaaaaattaatgatttccTGAGCAAGTgtttgttttgatatttaacagAGTCTCCTGTGGTTGCTCTACGATCTTGGTCACCTTGAAAGGTATTACCTTGTATATTTtgtataattataataaatgaaatatttcttctttaaaaacatgtgaaaaagaTTTCTAAAATTTgatatataaaaataattatggaaTCAAATTTTAGAAATCtgtttatcattaattttaataagaGCCATTTTGCTCTTATGAAATGATCTGCATGGAATAAAAAATGTTGCATTTAcgaagatattgcaaaacatattattgtttccagtttcttaACTTCTGATTGTAATCTATTAGTATATACAGTTTGTTTGAGCTTATAGCTCAGACTGTAAATTGTCCTATGTGTTTGCATGGCAGTgttgttgaaaaaaatgaataggAGTAGAATAATAAGATTATTGTAGTGCAATGAAAATCACCATAAAAAGGGATGTTTGTAATATTTTATTTCCTTACCTAAACATCCAACCTAAACATCCAACAGTATATCTTTGAATATATTTCTATATTTAATTATACCGCGCTCCTACCAGTCCATTTTTAGTATAATTTGTCAACTTTATAGAATGCAAAAAAAAGACCAAcaattgcaaaattgtcaccattgtaaaaatctttatttttaagtgacattTTATCCACCATAGCTGTCGCAGCTGCTTAAACTCTCTAATCAGCTGACAGTGGACTGGGAAACTGTTCATTTTTACCATGTTGTTTGTGTTCCCTAGAACACAgataagattttgaaaattttacaggttaaaagcaaaaatcaaattttatgAAAACTTCTTGACAATgtgaaattgtctcatttttcgaaaatCATAATCCATGTGTTTTGTCTTAGGTATCCATTAGGCTTGGGCAACTTAGGGGACTTGGAGGAAATATCTCCCACTGCCAATCGTCCAGGAGCTGAGGAGATCCTCAAGGAGGGAATTAGAGTAAACCAAACAATATATAAAGATCAACATGTTTATCCCTACACATATCTTGCTGGGTTTTACCACCGACAGAAGCAGTTTATGAAAGCCATGGAATACTGGGTGAAGGCAGCACATGTTGCTGGGAAGTaagtaaacaaatttttctcagcATAAAGTAGTTAACAGTAATTATTGAGCAAGGtttagcaaaatgtccaaagCAACAGCAAAGTTGAAGGTCTATTCGCGAAAAAACAACTGCAACTTTTCAGTTATTGCAAATATTCAAGCAGAATCATAACCATTTTGTTGCAAAACAGACACATTGGCATTTGCAATGGTTCAGCGGCCCATGGAATAAGCCATTTAGAGAGGCCAAAGCACTAGAGTTTGAAGGGgaaaaaaggcattgcgtgacacattGATGCAAGCAGCGTAGTGTGGACTCTTATGTACAAGGGCAAATTAGCCGATCAGATTACAAGATTAGTAGCAATGGCGATACCAGTAACTTTTCTTATCAACAATAAGATGCATCATCACAGTGATCAAAATGTAGTGGACTCATGATGCGCAGCCAGGTGAGTTCACAACAAATTGCACAATTTGTTCATATTCCTTTTGTAGGTACAACTATTCAAAGGAAGATGAAGAGATGTACAAAGAATTTTATGAAATAGCCAATGATTTTATCCCCAACATCCTCAAGATGTCATCTGCAACCAACACTGAAAATGGTGCTGTTGACAAGAATTCTAATCTGGCTGACAACCCCAGCTTCTTGTCTCTTGTTCTTCAGTTTTATGATGGCATCTGTTTATGGGAAGAAGGTAGTCATACCCCTGTTTTACATGCTGACTGGGCAAAAAAGCTTGTGCAGTCGTTATCTAAGTTTTCGCCAATATGTAGGTCTGCACTTTCCTCCCCTCTCCATAAAGAAAAATTACAACCAAAGCCTGAGTTAATTATCAGTAAGGATACTGGAAGTGGAGCTCCCTCGTCATCTTTAGGCAAAACTGAAGATGGTAGCCTGATGGCAACTAGTTTGGAGAACTTAAACAAACCGGTGGAATTGTGTCTGAAAAGTGAGAAAATGAGGGCCATGCGCAATCTGTTGACAACTGGTGGCAAAATAAACACAAGTGCAATCAAGTTGCAGCTAACTGCACAATCCCAAGTGAGTGTGCCAAAGAATCGGAGGAGGACTTCATTTAAGACGGATGATTATGTATATGACTTTGGAGAAGGAGCAGAGGGGGATGAacaagatgatgatgatgaagaagaGAGGCCAAGAAAAGTTATGAAGAGAGACTGAGGTTTTATTGTGTATCAAGTTACCAGGTTACCAACTGATACTGTGTTTGAAAGTGGTAACTACATTCTTCTTGTTCATGGTAACAGAAAGAAGAACTGATACAGATTTTGTAGCCAGCTCAACACTTGAGGGCTACACTATTGTTTTGCCAGAAATTTGACCACAATTCTGACATAACAGGAAATAAGCTTTCTTGATGTTGCTAACCATCTATTCTTAAAATTCCTGTTATATCCCTCAAAGAGACCAAAATCGTCGGTTCTTACCATGCAAATAAAACTGGGTTtaaaaccatattttttttaaagaacatgACTGCAATCTAACTAAAAAGTCATGGACCTCTTATTTCTCCATTATATagatatatgtgtgtgtgtaaatatacatatacataaaCATCTGTGTATCTATCTATATatttatatctatatatatatatatgtatgttttgtaaataaacccctttcgtcagctggtatatcggaggatagcctaaggctgaaagattgtctgAAAAACAAACAGCTGGCTGAGAAGCAAAGCTTCATtttcaactgtgaaatttttaggataatctttcagccgagggcattatcGTCCGACATTCCAGCAAgtcggaaaggggtttatttatttaataacgCTCCAAATCATTTCTCAAGGCCAATGCATGTAGATCgttcctgcatattttgtggattttgttttgtttctcagtACAGGATTTTCAACCAGCATTATATTAATCtgtcactggcttctgcaaaaagttTTCTTTGGTTTTCCTTGACCATTTAAAAATTTAGCTTGAACATTcacttgtttcttggttttccttccatcgaaataaaatcagatgatagatatcaaatcggacggatatcgtctgataaccatcATCCAATTTTGTATCATGTGATCAGTTTTATACAATGAGTGTCTGCAGAAATTATTTGGTGGGTTATACATCAGGGGTCCTTTTCTGTACTTTCTTATCCTTAACTGTGTTCAAGTGAACTTAGTGTGTCCAAGTGGACTTCATTATAATATCACATGTGTGGGGATgtccattttattttaataataatctGAAGCCTCAGGTAAAATACAGATTTTAGTGTGTTTTAATTCAATCATTAGTCCTTACGTTAACCAGAAAATTTTTTTACATTGATTCATCCTGCCAGCAATGATTTTATAGCAATCTTACACAGAGGGCTTGACTGCAttagtgaaggaaaaaaaatggtctGGAAGGTCTGATGTACAAAGAGGCCTAAGTCTTAGCCTTGACAAGGTTACCATAAGTTGTTACTATGTATTACTTTGTAAGCGCCCTTACATTTGTTGGAACCAGAAGTGCTGAAATGTGGATATCAATACTGTGCTATCTTATTAGCCAGCGTAAGAACAATAGGGGTTACATTTGTATAGCAAAGAGTATTCCCAGAGAAATAAGTTAGCAGGGACACTTCTTTTAATTGAACTGCAACTTGACCTATACTGTCGCAGGTTTTATATCATTATATAATGAAGTTAAAAAGGGAAATCTTTTAGAAAGACATTCATTTCAGTTGCAAATTTTATTCCATCCACAGCCCATCCATAATTTATAAATGTTAGGGCTTTATACAAATTATGCTGTAAGTGGGAAATTGTTGAAGATTCTTAGACAAAGTGATTATAGAAATTTAGCGAAGTTATCTTGACACTGCCGTGTGACTTAAATGTGTCAAGTTATTCACGTGA
This genomic window from Acropora muricata isolate sample 2 chromosome 2, ASM3666990v1, whole genome shotgun sequence contains:
- the LOC136909379 gene encoding menin-like; amino-acid sequence: MDTNSRFPLKDISAVIEVFKAELSDAEPNLAKLSIILGFFETALTCKGSMNQCPSLDKETYDALAGKFQALIQKNLNANKEQRPATREFVTDVADLIWSCLSKSYFKDKPHIQNLYSFLTGNRLDCFGVAFAVVAVCQALGYNDVHLALSEDHAWVVFGENGKETAEVTWHGKGNEDKRGRPVDFDGNNGCSWLYLSGYPVKCTRFMEVASMVSSINPTISSSSDSSELAGLQQSLLWLLYDLGHLERYPLGLGNLGDLEEISPTANRPGAEEILKEGIRVNQTIYKDQHVYPYTYLAGFYHRQKQFMKAMEYWVKAAHVAGKYNYSKEDEEMYKEFYEIANDFIPNILKMSSATNTENGAVDKNSNLADNPSFLSLVLQFYDGICLWEEGSHTPVLHADWAKKLVQSLSKFSPICRSALSSPLHKEKLQPKPELIISKDTGSGAPSSSLGKTEDGSLMATSLENLNKPVELCLKSEKMRAMRNLLTTGGKINTSAIKLQLTAQSQVSVPKNRRRTSFKTDDYVYDFGEGAEGDEQDDDDEEERPRKVMKRD